A stretch of Ligilactobacillus faecis DNA encodes these proteins:
- a CDS encoding class C sortase, with product MKRISHILYYAFWTLLCLSIIGVSTYPFISDFMLAQKQKSQIEHFDKQDKKTSKKDYLEAFYKKRSTKKQVSDPFTREEKQKDSGNSVDVAKSQLTTIAVLSIPKLKEVLPVYDNTSSIALDNGVGLLENTSDPTGGKGKHAVLTGHSGLSLNKLFTDLSKVKLGDKFYLKVNGEIHAYKIDQIKKVLPDNMKYLQVEKDKDLITLVTCTPIFINTHRLLVRGHRVAYDRTVEIQTDGGLTSLGKGILVGIGSMLIIVVIVYLMKKHTAHKKQLIQNERTGLRKV from the coding sequence ATGAAAAGAATCAGCCATATCCTATATTACGCTTTTTGGACACTACTATGTCTTAGCATAATTGGTGTATCAACATATCCATTCATCTCTGATTTTATGTTGGCACAAAAGCAAAAGTCTCAGATCGAGCACTTTGACAAACAGGATAAGAAAACAAGTAAGAAAGACTATCTAGAAGCTTTTTACAAGAAAAGATCAACTAAAAAACAAGTAAGTGATCCTTTTACTCGAGAAGAGAAGCAAAAAGATAGTGGTAATAGCGTTGATGTGGCTAAGTCACAACTAACCACTATTGCTGTATTGTCGATACCTAAATTAAAAGAAGTCTTACCTGTCTATGATAATACTTCGTCTATCGCTTTGGACAATGGTGTTGGATTATTAGAGAATACTAGTGATCCGACGGGTGGAAAAGGAAAACACGCTGTTTTGACTGGACATTCAGGACTAAGTCTTAATAAATTGTTTACCGATCTTTCTAAGGTGAAGCTGGGAGATAAATTTTATTTAAAAGTCAATGGTGAGATCCATGCTTATAAAATCGATCAAATCAAAAAAGTTTTACCAGACAACATGAAGTATTTACAGGTAGAAAAAGACAAAGATCTAATTACACTAGTAACATGTACTCCAATATTCATAAATACGCATCGCTTATTAGTACGTGGGCATCGAGTAGCATATGATCGAACTGTTGAGATCCAAACTGATGGTGGTTTGACATCGTTAGGAAAAGGAATCCTAGTGGGTATAGGATCAATGCTGATTATTGTAGTGATCGTGTATTTAATGAAGAAGCATACAGCACATAAAAAACAGTTAATTCAAAATGAAAGGACAGGTTTGAGAAAAGTATGA
- a CDS encoding SpaA isopeptide-forming pilin-related protein, which produces MNKTLSKTLVVGGVMLSLCAPVLASATILHADPILVQADQVAPTNTTIEIHKTMYDKKDAAFFEDEQNKIKNDGTKKEDTFSDKLLHYNPETMGKVEFTLYDITDQINENYKDGKGLTGFTAGQSKEAQGRVAEIEKDIEAKGENSNFLKNAQVVGTKAIDGAGNVKFEGVRAYDASKPQKYHYYAAVETKTPKGFVVAKAKPIVFVNPYTDPDGKHFLSTTYLYPKNNTQKLKFDLTKYVLWNEKEGENTDNGQKELAGAKFQLYRGKPGHGQKIGDVLTADKEGKVTADNLIMGEYYFVEVPSEVASNEADNQAKAALSPIALNNEDNKLTFSIGEDGIDPVKLQGSLVDYGNPEITKKLTNGVGEHQSLHRGDHAHFVSKVTVPQNIAGSAWQIDATGTKAKSEPYHVFYTRDEPQAHLKDVEGERHLVITTSDNKTLEEGKDYEVITGNNKWFVNYVTQNVSESDKQKIKEACDSKDNEKIQKVLSDLSSGSATETVMAQAGKKLTYNYDQIVKTDSPLDTDIVNDIYLGWNDGSGYKEIKRSDKTVTYGVHFVKESSGFMGTGIAAEKLQGAQFAVQDLRTGKWFDGFKDDAKTGEKTAQWVDDYKQVNDGILTSDEEGKFSLQGFTEGEYKLREVKAPNGYQLMEETVNFKIGPNTDKQTLNSPVVIKNNEKTTMPLTGSQKLLITVAGGVVTVSVLGVGAYALRKKFA; this is translated from the coding sequence ATGAATAAAACACTATCCAAAACTTTAGTTGTAGGTGGAGTTATGCTAAGTTTATGTGCCCCGGTTTTAGCTAGTGCCACGATCCTCCATGCTGATCCAATCTTGGTTCAAGCTGATCAGGTTGCTCCAACGAACACAACGATCGAGATCCATAAAACGATGTATGATAAAAAAGATGCAGCGTTTTTTGAAGATGAGCAGAATAAGATCAAAAATGATGGAACTAAAAAAGAAGACACTTTTTCAGATAAATTACTGCACTATAACCCAGAAACAATGGGAAAAGTAGAGTTCACACTTTACGATATTACTGATCAGATCAACGAAAATTATAAGGACGGCAAGGGTTTGACAGGCTTTACAGCTGGACAATCGAAAGAAGCACAAGGGCGTGTTGCTGAAATTGAAAAAGATATTGAAGCAAAAGGAGAAAATTCAAATTTCTTAAAGAACGCACAAGTTGTTGGTACGAAGGCGATTGATGGGGCAGGAAATGTAAAATTTGAAGGTGTCAGAGCTTATGATGCGTCAAAACCACAGAAATATCACTATTATGCAGCGGTTGAAACTAAAACACCTAAAGGTTTTGTTGTGGCCAAAGCAAAGCCTATCGTCTTTGTCAATCCTTATACGGATCCAGACGGAAAGCATTTCTTAAGTACAACTTACTTGTACCCGAAGAACAATACTCAAAAACTAAAGTTTGATCTTACCAAGTACGTTCTTTGGAACGAGAAAGAAGGCGAAAATACTGATAACGGTCAAAAAGAGCTAGCTGGTGCTAAGTTTCAGCTTTATCGAGGAAAGCCTGGTCATGGTCAAAAGATCGGTGATGTCTTAACGGCAGATAAAGAAGGGAAAGTTACAGCCGATAACTTGATCATGGGAGAATACTACTTCGTTGAAGTTCCTAGTGAAGTAGCAAGTAACGAGGCTGATAATCAAGCAAAAGCAGCATTATCACCAATTGCATTAAATAATGAAGATAATAAGTTAACATTCTCAATTGGTGAAGATGGTATCGATCCTGTTAAATTGCAAGGATCATTAGTTGACTATGGTAATCCGGAAATTACAAAAAAATTGACTAACGGTGTAGGAGAACATCAGTCACTACATCGAGGCGACCACGCCCACTTTGTTTCTAAAGTGACAGTACCACAAAATATTGCTGGCTCAGCATGGCAAATCGATGCTACGGGTACAAAAGCTAAAAGTGAACCATATCATGTTTTCTATACACGTGATGAACCACAAGCACATCTAAAAGATGTCGAAGGTGAACGTCATTTAGTAATTACAACGTCAGATAATAAGACACTTGAAGAAGGAAAAGACTATGAAGTAATTACTGGGAATAATAAATGGTTTGTTAATTATGTTACTCAAAATGTAAGTGAAAGTGACAAGCAAAAAATCAAAGAAGCTTGTGATTCAAAAGATAACGAGAAAATTCAAAAAGTTCTATCCGACTTATCATCAGGTAGTGCAACGGAGACTGTAATGGCACAAGCTGGTAAGAAGTTAACTTATAATTACGATCAGATCGTCAAAACGGATTCGCCACTTGATACAGATATTGTTAACGATATCTATCTTGGCTGGAATGATGGATCAGGCTACAAAGAAATCAAACGTTCTGATAAGACGGTTACTTATGGAGTACATTTTGTCAAAGAGTCCTCGGGATTCATGGGAACTGGGATCGCTGCTGAAAAACTCCAAGGGGCACAATTTGCAGTGCAGGATCTTAGAACCGGAAAATGGTTTGATGGTTTTAAAGATGATGCTAAAACCGGTGAAAAGACTGCGCAATGGGTCGATGATTATAAACAGGTTAATGATGGAATCTTAACCTCAGATGAAGAAGGAAAATTTTCATTGCAAGGATTTACTGAAGGTGAATACAAACTACGTGAAGTGAAGGCACCAAATGGTTATCAGTTGATGGAAGAAACTGTTAATTTTAAGATCGGACCAAATACTGATAAACAGACTTTAAATTCACCGGTTGTGATCAAGAATAACGAGAAAACAACGATGCCATTAACAGGTAGTCAAAAATTGTTGATTACAGTAGCTGGTGGAGTTGTTACTGTTAGTGTGTTGGGTGTAGGTGCGTATGCTCTTCGCAAGAAATTTGCTTAA
- a CDS encoding class A sortase yields the protein MQNKVTAPATTKNNKVSGRTEKIQRFSDSDLLKYRKQALDNDVDKYPNGYLEIPSIKVKLPIYDRANNLTLSLGVGKDYYLDSQFGKGNVVLAGHNMERSGVLLSDLYKVKNGQEIILHGPDKKDYKYKIVSKKIQPAQVRIINGSPVAGSAYYLPKDNEKPIVTVYDCADHGNDRLVVQGELE from the coding sequence ATGCAAAACAAAGTTACTGCTCCGGCAACTACTAAAAATAACAAAGTAAGCGGACGAACAGAAAAAATACAGAGATTTAGTGATTCTGATCTACTTAAGTATCGAAAACAGGCTCTAGATAATGATGTTGATAAGTATCCAAATGGGTATTTAGAGATTCCCAGTATCAAAGTTAAGCTACCGATCTATGACAGAGCTAATAATTTAACCCTTTCTTTAGGTGTTGGTAAAGACTATTACTTAGATAGCCAATTTGGTAAAGGAAATGTTGTTTTAGCTGGACATAACATGGAAAGATCTGGCGTCTTACTAAGTGATCTCTATAAAGTCAAGAACGGACAAGAAATCATTTTACATGGGCCAGACAAAAAAGACTATAAATATAAAATCGTAAGTAAGAAGATTCAGCCAGCACAAGTTAGAATCATCAATGGTAGCCCAGTTGCGGGAAGTGCCTATTATTTACCAAAAGATAATGAAAAACCGATCGTTACAGTCTATGACTGTGCTGATCATGGAAATGACCGCCTTGTAGTCCAAGGTGAATTAGAATAA
- a CDS encoding SpaA isopeptide-forming pilin-related protein, translating to MKLLSKKLILTTGIGLGVALALVGGGKTSASADEAPQTVNVGNSSKIVSYASGHAERYGAHRVAVIQEAGTGQYLFCIEWSKRAPSNEQISKRYQANPSVQWLVNNFYSEHRFQSLGQGEEGDYWLYQAVIHWVADPDDHATWGGGAIQDVLDRVNPSVRAKIEALRNEALKHNDESTSEIVTNNHNLGFDPSNLEINKDDLQGNTYKKTFSLKSENMSNVKVWLKNAPEGVSLTGKDNAGVNFNDVWNGTGLQVNIPYRVNAEKDSYNFTVATKGNWEKTSKVAWIYQGSSDSQAVAKQDVKAVSVPLDAETDMNVTVRPAKGSIEFVKKGTGNNGATILSNTEFTLSGGDFTQKQITGQNGYIRFDNIPLGRDYELTETDQPNKYYRKMYHTTINNFNGDLPTQSYNLGEVVNGRTHQQFQLVKKDMQGNALKGAQFVLVRNDNGNAHISIDEAKKQAYRRAGDELVEGHQDQDPYIATSNEKGEVVFDMVQIPNDDREHTYYAVEIKAPDKYTLSQTSVKLTAGKYSPDVVGGELSDTTNTLPATGSDKLLIIVGSVVALGVLGTGTYWIKNRKAK from the coding sequence ATGAAGTTATTATCAAAAAAACTTATCTTGACAACAGGTATTGGCTTAGGTGTTGCTTTAGCACTTGTTGGTGGGGGTAAAACATCTGCATCTGCTGATGAGGCGCCTCAAACAGTCAATGTTGGTAATTCAAGTAAAATCGTTAGTTACGCATCTGGGCACGCTGAGCGTTATGGAGCGCATAGAGTTGCCGTTATTCAAGAAGCGGGCACAGGTCAATACTTATTCTGTATTGAATGGTCAAAACGCGCCCCATCAAACGAACAAATATCGAAACGGTATCAGGCAAACCCTTCAGTGCAATGGTTAGTCAACAATTTCTATTCTGAACATCGTTTTCAAAGTTTAGGACAAGGTGAAGAAGGCGACTATTGGCTGTATCAAGCTGTTATTCATTGGGTAGCCGATCCCGATGATCATGCAACTTGGGGTGGTGGTGCGATCCAAGACGTTTTAGATCGTGTTAACCCTAGTGTACGTGCAAAAATTGAAGCTTTGCGAAATGAAGCTTTAAAACATAATGATGAATCTACTTCTGAGATCGTGACAAACAACCATAATCTAGGCTTTGATCCTAGCAATTTAGAAATCAATAAGGACGATCTTCAAGGAAACACCTACAAGAAGACCTTTTCGCTGAAAAGTGAAAATATGTCAAACGTGAAGGTGTGGTTAAAGAATGCTCCTGAAGGTGTTAGCTTAACTGGTAAAGATAATGCGGGTGTCAATTTTAACGATGTTTGGAATGGCACAGGGCTTCAAGTAAATATTCCTTACCGTGTGAATGCTGAAAAAGATTCTTACAATTTCACTGTTGCTACTAAAGGTAACTGGGAGAAAACATCGAAAGTTGCTTGGATCTATCAAGGAAGTAGCGATTCTCAAGCGGTAGCCAAACAAGATGTAAAAGCCGTTTCTGTTCCTCTTGACGCTGAGACAGATATGAATGTCACGGTAAGACCTGCAAAAGGTAGTATTGAGTTCGTTAAAAAAGGGACGGGTAATAATGGTGCAACAATTTTAAGTAATACTGAATTTACTCTATCTGGTGGTGATTTTACGCAAAAACAAATCACGGGTCAAAATGGGTATATTCGTTTTGATAATATTCCCCTAGGTAGAGACTATGAATTGACCGAAACTGATCAACCTAACAAGTATTACCGAAAAATGTATCATACAACGATCAATAATTTTAATGGTGACTTACCTACCCAATCCTATAATCTGGGCGAGGTAGTCAATGGAAGAACCCATCAACAATTTCAGTTGGTGAAAAAAGACATGCAAGGAAATGCTTTGAAAGGTGCACAGTTTGTTTTAGTACGTAATGATAATGGAAATGCGCATATTTCAATTGATGAAGCAAAGAAACAAGCATATCGGCGAGCGGGTGATGAATTGGTCGAAGGACATCAAGACCAAGATCCATATATTGCCACATCAAATGAAAAGGGTGAAGTCGTTTTTGATATGGTCCAAATTCCTAATGATGATAGAGAGCATACCTATTATGCTGTTGAGATCAAAGCGCCAGACAAATATACATTGAGTCAGACTTCAGTCAAATTGACGGCAGGTAAATATTCTCCAGATGTAGTTGGGGGTGAACTTTCCGATACAACTAATACTTTGCCTGCTACGGGTTCTGACAAGTTGCTGATTATTGTTGGTAGTGTAGTAGCCTTAGGTGTATTAGGAACAGGTACTTATTGGATCAAGAATAGAAAGGCAAAGTAA
- a CDS encoding BRCT domain-containing protein, whose protein sequence is MMKINSLLDKNIVLTGSLNAMKREEAIDEIKKSGGLVQNFVTDKTDILVLAPKQLNIFGSDVRSRKLIKAEILKAGGSNIEIISEKEFLSLLKK, encoded by the coding sequence ATGATGAAGATCAATAGTTTACTGGACAAAAATATTGTACTTACGGGATCATTAAATGCTATGAAACGAGAGGAGGCGATAGATGAGATTAAGAAAAGTGGTGGACTGGTTCAAAATTTTGTAACTGATAAGACAGATATTTTAGTACTTGCGCCTAAACAATTAAATATCTTTGGGAGTGATGTTAGATCACGTAAGTTGATTAAAGCCGAGATACTAAAAGCAGGTGGTAGTAATATTGAGATCATTTCAGAAAAAGAATTTTTGAGCTTATTAAAAAAATAA
- a CDS encoding pLS20_p028 family conjugation system transmembrane protein — MDRLYDWLMSAGNLINQAVNGASGKVANFTSFSDLMNTMAKSGFNGNITDPNEIKAALWFYHHWGNYLQPQVGILSFFWTVLGWLVIALYNVTAALENVFNSLFKLFGLFGYLNDPGTLVGKFYQGFQILGIAIFTLLAVIQLVISVFGKPFKYKDAILHLMLVTGVCAVLPFTITKVSSVLYTDLTNKNYGIENITGKDNKKDSVKDTLAIQPVKNNVTDIMQLVKDDFNTKKYPLDRYGNIKGNGNYNEITDDPSQKDSGNFITHIDFGASLGATDTETLDNLEKNKKMKGIKGLFLHYPSDTGVAIKSVNEHRFVSGANLAEKVYSRYKTNFLAIYAQYIVLIVLLAMMCVKMVTSIFELLVTGLVAPIQGYSSVTSSSKFKELLLTITGTIAGIYFEVIIMRIVLEIMRDFPTIAMTTYDNNGNVIGKSATFFSGMTPFESAIASIVVYLGLFFGAMRGVTIVERWLGVSVGQNDIAQQVMGGMMVANAMGQGAKATGQLVAGVGSSATSLAKQTPDMMKKAGGGLSQATGFVAGVGDQVQKQGLRTVAKSGIMNAHDKVAGGLQDKTQAVADSMKESFGKGEELGNEALKNNYPSGDDYLNKRADFSDETPTNDNSKNENNQDGTEYGSNPEDSETLEGFTGGVSDNIKPQDTPDDNGVDGEPQGGLNPDQSKDEFDDFDDDGGITEAGLDREDDSSGGLQNGTPQSLEESGSQSKTQGSKNGGLQTNPSQESEESRPQAEISQNQRNGGLQTNPSQESEESRPQAEISQNQRNGGLQTNPPQESKESGLETNLSENTPNKNGRMTSSGTQAVGEDLSSGLNQNIKNVAEEQPSSSQSQNSPQNQLVTHEEMERKMKPSNLQKAGQNYQQANATLTQGLQQMTSAKSHIKGKRHDEDQ, encoded by the coding sequence ATGGATAGATTGTATGACTGGTTGATGAGTGCTGGAAATTTGATCAATCAAGCAGTAAACGGAGCATCAGGAAAAGTTGCAAATTTTACTAGTTTTTCAGATTTGATGAATACTATGGCCAAAAGTGGGTTCAACGGTAACATAACTGATCCAAATGAGATAAAAGCGGCCTTGTGGTTTTATCATCACTGGGGAAATTATTTGCAGCCTCAAGTAGGGATCTTATCATTTTTTTGGACAGTTCTCGGTTGGTTGGTGATCGCACTTTATAATGTGACTGCTGCACTTGAAAATGTCTTCAATAGTCTCTTTAAACTTTTTGGACTATTTGGCTATCTTAATGATCCGGGAACACTCGTAGGAAAATTTTACCAAGGTTTCCAAATACTCGGGATTGCGATTTTTACCCTATTAGCTGTTATTCAGTTAGTAATAAGCGTTTTTGGCAAGCCATTCAAATATAAAGACGCGATCTTACATCTAATGCTAGTAACAGGTGTTTGTGCAGTTTTGCCTTTTACGATCACGAAAGTATCTTCAGTACTGTATACTGACTTGACTAATAAAAATTATGGAATCGAAAATATTACGGGTAAAGATAACAAAAAAGATTCAGTTAAAGATACTCTAGCGATCCAACCAGTCAAAAATAATGTGACGGATATTATGCAACTAGTTAAAGATGATTTTAATACTAAGAAGTATCCATTAGATCGCTACGGAAATATTAAAGGAAATGGTAATTACAATGAAATTACTGATGATCCTAGTCAAAAAGATAGCGGTAATTTCATTACACATATCGATTTTGGAGCTAGTTTAGGCGCAACAGATACTGAAACCTTGGATAACCTTGAGAAGAATAAAAAAATGAAAGGTATAAAAGGCTTATTTTTACATTACCCTAGCGACACTGGCGTTGCAATCAAGTCAGTCAATGAACATCGGTTTGTTAGTGGAGCAAATTTAGCCGAAAAGGTCTATTCGCGTTATAAAACTAATTTTTTGGCAATCTATGCTCAGTATATAGTTTTGATCGTTTTATTGGCCATGATGTGTGTAAAAATGGTGACTTCTATTTTTGAGTTACTTGTAACTGGATTAGTTGCACCTATTCAAGGATATAGTTCCGTTACTTCAAGTAGTAAATTTAAGGAACTACTGCTAACGATCACAGGAACGATCGCAGGTATTTACTTTGAAGTGATCATTATGAGAATAGTCCTAGAAATTATGCGCGACTTTCCAACAATTGCTATGACGACTTATGATAACAATGGGAATGTTATCGGGAAGAGTGCAACCTTCTTTTCAGGTATGACACCATTTGAAAGTGCGATTGCTTCGATCGTAGTTTATCTAGGTCTATTCTTTGGTGCAATGCGCGGTGTAACTATCGTTGAACGATGGTTAGGAGTCTCAGTTGGCCAAAACGATATTGCTCAGCAGGTTATGGGTGGCATGATGGTTGCAAATGCGATGGGGCAAGGCGCAAAAGCTACTGGACAATTAGTCGCAGGTGTTGGCTCTAGTGCAACCTCTTTGGCTAAACAAACCCCAGATATGATGAAAAAGGCAGGTGGTGGATTAAGTCAAGCTACCGGCTTCGTCGCAGGTGTTGGAGATCAGGTGCAAAAACAAGGACTAAGAACTGTTGCTAAGTCAGGAATCATGAATGCTCATGATAAAGTTGCTGGAGGTTTGCAAGATAAAACCCAAGCAGTAGCTGATAGCATGAAAGAGTCATTTGGTAAAGGTGAAGAATTAGGGAATGAGGCACTGAAGAATAATTATCCTTCAGGTGACGACTATCTTAATAAGCGTGCTGATTTTTCTGATGAGACGCCAACAAATGACAATAGTAAAAACGAAAATAACCAAGACGGAACAGAGTATGGTTCGAATCCCGAAGATTCGGAAACCTTGGAAGGATTTACTGGTGGTGTGAGTGATAATATCAAGCCTCAAGATACTCCTGATGACAATGGCGTAGATGGTGAACCTCAGGGTGGTTTGAATCCAGATCAGTCAAAAGACGAATTTGACGATTTTGATGATGATGGAGGGATAACTGAAGCTGGTCTAGACAGAGAAGATGATTCAAGTGGCGGTCTACAAAATGGAACACCGCAAAGTTTAGAAGAAAGTGGATCACAGTCTAAGACACAAGGTTCAAAGAATGGTGGCTTACAAACTAATCCATCACAAGAATCAGAAGAAAGTAGACCACAAGCTGAAATATCGCAAAATCAAAGAAATGGTGGTTTACAAACTAATCCATCACAAGAATCAGAAGAAAGTAGACCACAAGCTGAAATATCGCAAAATCAAAGAAATGGTGGTTTACAAACTAATCCACCACAAGAATCAAAAGAAAGTGGTTTAGAGACGAATTTGTCTGAAAATACTCCTAATAAAAATGGAAGAATGACAAGTAGTGGGACTCAGGCAGTAGGTGAAGATCTTTCAAGCGGATTAAACCAAAATATAAAAAATGTTGCTGAGGAACAACCGTCATCGAGTCAGTCTCAAAATTCTCCTCAGAATCAATTAGTGACACACGAAGAGATGGAAAGAAAGATGAAACCATCTAACTTGCAAAAAGCTGGTCAAAATTATCAGCAAGCAAATGCAACACTGACTCAAGGTTTACAACAGATGACTTCAGCTAAGAGTCACATTAAAGGAAAACGGCATGATGAAGATCAATAG
- a CDS encoding VirD4-like conjugal transfer protein, CD1115 family encodes MLLVLSFLAFKASWVNWQQYRDYNNHESGDDRFATLKELKHQYTKIADRGERYAGESGVPVAHIKANTLSGLKLGALMLYNNRTFSKVIGEIERKAVLNQYKAGYYLIEQQALNMLMVGTTRSGKGEGWVNTIVDITSRAEKQSSLVVGDPKLELGQMAYKILRKRGYDVQILSFQNMDFSMSYNPLMLAIEAAKKGYYEKVQARVNAVAEAIYRKPKKNSSGNDEYWENTSISLFNAITIALIDRANEAYKVGEKDAWDTVTIRNVVTFLTELGSEISYVDANNESVDADDENAIKKSSLTLYFDKLREANDIKHSKFREMADINYRASDFAGEETRGNIYSSMMSGLNLFLQDNIARLTSKNTIDLVNFGNPRRLTLRFKTNEDPELPNRYAYQRATLNFYEVSNQRLGEKRKSKLIIKNARATIDEAGYMTYVVEKTLPKRFKIEVTFKDRVNDSKIWDHKYLFEGEKVYKKEKSGRRNKRMRYALDEYTRKKILAGVAVKVLQKPQDTVIDEKSIDFVYSEKPIALFIGIPPNRNEYGPLATLLIDQLFNANYEVALEAGRKNVRRVHFLLDEFTNLPAIPKIGQKLSIAVGQNFQFTLFIQAIAQLIENYGNEETNTIMGNCSLMGLIKTSLYETNEIFSKMLGKKTVTIRDKATNPLKEANPHINEKATEQDLMTPTQLAKMESGEAVLVRTVKSHDLQGHKVTNDPILLMGKTEMPMRYMFLHEEFDQSVVAADIAVRAEHSGFDLNEVSIAPRKTLKKIEIWTKGLQKTGPKIPFPIRESTKIGPDSITKEKERLIGKVS; translated from the coding sequence TTGCTATTAGTTCTTAGTTTCCTAGCTTTTAAAGCAAGTTGGGTCAACTGGCAACAATACCGTGATTACAATAATCACGAATCAGGTGACGATCGCTTTGCAACATTAAAAGAGTTGAAGCATCAATACACTAAGATCGCAGATAGGGGAGAAAGATATGCTGGTGAATCTGGTGTCCCAGTAGCGCACATTAAAGCAAATACGCTTTCGGGTTTAAAGTTAGGCGCATTGATGCTTTATAATAATCGAACCTTTTCTAAAGTAATCGGTGAGATAGAAAGAAAAGCTGTTCTTAATCAGTACAAGGCAGGATATTACCTTATTGAACAACAAGCGTTAAATATGTTGATGGTTGGTACGACGCGTTCCGGTAAAGGTGAAGGCTGGGTCAATACGATAGTTGATATCACATCACGTGCTGAAAAACAATCCTCGCTTGTCGTCGGCGACCCTAAGCTAGAATTAGGTCAGATGGCATATAAAATATTGCGTAAACGTGGCTATGATGTACAGATCTTATCGTTTCAAAACATGGATTTCTCGATGTCCTATAATCCATTGATGTTAGCGATCGAGGCAGCTAAAAAAGGATATTATGAAAAAGTACAGGCTCGGGTAAATGCTGTAGCTGAAGCAATTTATCGTAAGCCTAAAAAGAATTCAAGTGGGAACGATGAGTACTGGGAAAATACATCGATCTCACTTTTTAATGCGATCACGATCGCTTTGATAGATCGAGCTAATGAGGCATATAAAGTCGGTGAAAAAGATGCGTGGGATACAGTTACGATCAGAAATGTTGTTACATTTCTGACTGAATTAGGATCTGAAATATCATATGTTGACGCTAATAATGAATCGGTAGATGCAGACGATGAGAATGCAATAAAGAAAAGTAGCTTAACACTTTATTTTGATAAACTGCGTGAAGCTAACGATATTAAACATTCAAAATTTCGTGAAATGGCTGATATCAACTACCGTGCTTCTGACTTTGCAGGTGAGGAAACGCGTGGAAACATCTATTCGAGTATGATGTCTGGATTAAATCTTTTTTTACAAGATAATATTGCTCGATTGACTTCCAAAAATACGATCGATCTTGTTAATTTTGGTAACCCACGTCGATTGACCTTAAGATTTAAAACGAATGAGGATCCTGAGCTGCCTAATAGGTATGCATATCAAAGAGCAACTCTAAATTTCTATGAAGTTAGTAATCAACGATTGGGAGAGAAAAGAAAGTCTAAACTGATAATCAAGAACGCGCGTGCTACGATCGATGAAGCTGGGTATATGACGTATGTGGTCGAAAAAACGTTACCTAAACGTTTCAAGATCGAAGTGACTTTCAAAGATAGAGTCAATGATTCTAAGATCTGGGATCACAAATATCTGTTTGAAGGTGAAAAGGTATATAAAAAAGAAAAATCAGGACGCAGAAATAAGCGTATGCGATATGCTCTTGATGAATATACACGTAAAAAGATCCTTGCAGGAGTTGCAGTTAAAGTTTTACAAAAACCCCAAGATACAGTCATAGACGAAAAAAGCATCGATTTTGTTTATTCGGAAAAGCCGATCGCGTTATTTATCGGTATTCCGCCTAATAGAAATGAATATGGCCCGCTTGCAACATTGTTGATCGACCAACTATTCAATGCTAATTACGAAGTAGCTCTTGAAGCAGGACGAAAGAATGTTCGGAGAGTCCATTTTCTTTTAGACGAGTTTACCAATCTGCCAGCTATTCCTAAAATCGGGCAAAAATTATCGATCGCTGTGGGGCAGAATTTCCAATTTACCCTATTTATTCAAGCGATTGCTCAGTTGATTGAAAATTATGGTAATGAAGAAACGAATACTATCATGGGTAATTGTTCGTTGATGGGGCTGATCAAGACGAGTTTGTATGAAACAAATGAGATATTCAGCAAAATGTTAGGTAAGAAAACAGTTACTATACGTGATAAAGCAACTAATCCTCTTAAAGAAGCAAATCCACATATCAATGAGAAAGCAACTGAACAGGATCTGATGACTCCTACGCAATTAGCAAAGATGGAGTCTGGAGAAGCTGTTTTAGTACGGACGGTTAAAAGCCATGACCTTCAGGGGCATAAAGTAACTAATGACCCGATTCTATTGATGGGAAAAACAGAAATGCCAATGAGGTATATGTTCTTACATGAAGAATTTGATCAAAGTGTAGTTGCAGCTGATATTGCAGTAAGAGCTGAGCACAGCGGATTTGATTTAAATGAAGTTTCGATCGCGCCACGTAAGACTCTCAAAAAGATAGAAATCTGGACTAAAGGACTCCAGAAAACAGGACCTAAGATCCCATTTCCAATACGAGAATCAACGAAGATAGGGCCCGATTCTATCACTAAGGAAAAGGAACGGTTGATAGGTAAGGTTAGTTGA